Proteins from one Anastrepha obliqua isolate idAnaObli1 chromosome 2, idAnaObli1_1.0, whole genome shotgun sequence genomic window:
- the LOC129238703 gene encoding eukaryotic translation initiation factor 5: MGSVNVNRNVTDIFYRYKMPRLQAKVEGKGNGIKTVIVNMAEVARAIGRPATYPTKYFGCELGAQTQFDYKNERFIVNGSHDACKLQDLLDGFIRKFVLCPECDNPETDLTVSAKNQTISQACKACGFHGLLKVNHKVNTFILKNPPTVNPAAQGSSLTEGKRSKRGQKKNGENGVEGGEKGASNSGGESDGGSGNQASQTEAEISAAIPEKNGDDDDDDANWSVDVSKEAIRARLQDLTDGAKGMTISDDYDKTEKERIDIFYELVKKKRDAGELDSVAVHKELMIEAERLDIVHKATLVLAELLFSDNITQEVRKNRILLLRFTHNNPKAQRYLIGGLEQIIALHSAKLMPKVAGIFKLFYDSDILEEKSILEWSQKVSKKYVSKDVATEIHEKAKPFIQWLKEAEEEESSEEDENDSDVEIEYNDRARVEPLKAAAVATAAKKIVDDDDEGEEIDIDDI; encoded by the exons ATGGGTTCCGTCAATGTGAATCGTAATGTCACCGACATTTTCTATCGCTACAAAATGCCACGTTTGCAGGCTAAGGTCGAGGGCAAAGGTAACGGTATTAAGACCGTAATTGTCAATATGGCTGAAGTGGCACGCGCCATTGGACGCCCGGCCACCTATCCGACCAAGTATTTTGGCTGCGAATTGGGCGCTCAAACCCAATTCGACTATAAG AATGAACGTTTTATTGTGAATGGATCGCACGATGCCTGCAAATTGCAGGATTTACTCGATGGCTTCATACGCAAATTCGTCTTGTGTCCAGAATGCGATAATCCTGAGACCGATTTAACCGTTTCAGCTAAGAATCAAACCATTTCGCAAGCATGCAAAGCTTGCGGCTTCCATGGACTCTTAAAAGTCAACCACAAGGTGAACACTTTCATTTTGAAGAATCCGCCGACAGTGAATCCGGCCGCACAAGGCTCTTCACTGACCGAGGGCAAGCGCTCGAAACGTGGCCAAAAGAAGAATGGCGAGAATGGTGTAgaaggtggtgaaaagggtgcTAGCAATTCGGGTGGTGAATCGGATGGCGGTAGCGGCAACCAGGCCAGTCAAACTGAGGCCGAAATAAGTGCTGCCATACCGGAGAaaaatggtgatgatgatgatgacgatgctAACTGGAGTGTTGATGTGTCGAAG GAAGCCATTCGCGCTCGCTTGCAAGACCTTACCGACGGAGCCAAGGGTATGACCATTTCTGATGATTACGACAAGACCGAAAAGGAGCGCATTGACATCTTTTATGAGCTGGTGAAAAAGAAGCGTGATGCTGGTGAACTCGACTCGGTAGCCGTACACAAGGAGTTGATGATCGAAGCGGAACGTTTGGATATAGTGCACAAGGCTACGCTTGTTCTAGCCGAACTGCTCTTCTCCGACAACATAACGCAAGAGGTGCGCAAAAATCGTATTCTCTTGCTGCGCTTCACACACAATAATCCCAAAGCTCAACGTTATCTTATCGGCGGTTTGGAACAGATAATCGCTTTGCATTCGGCCAAATTGATGCCCAAGGTAGCTGGTATCTTCAAGCTATTTTACGATTCGGACATACTTGAGGAGAAGTCCATATTGGAGTGGTCGCAGAAGGTTAGCAAGAAATACGTTTCGAAGGATGTAGCCACGGAGATACACGAAAAAGCCAAACCCTTCATACAATGGCTCAAGGAGGCCGAGGAAGAGGAATCCTCTGAGGAGGATGAGAATGATTCCGATGTAGAGATTGAGTATAATGATCGTGCACGTGTAGAGCCTTTGAAGGCTGCCGCTGTAGCTACTGCGGCCAAGAAGATTGTCGACGACGATGATGAGGGTGAAGAAATCGACATTGATGACATCTAA